One part of the Magallana gigas chromosome 5, xbMagGiga1.1, whole genome shotgun sequence genome encodes these proteins:
- the LOC105325140 gene encoding myoneurin isoform X1, with amino-acid sequence MSYQKVYMNQIYSSSIMRQVAQMWKNQLLCDAVIKTGNIQTKAHRLVLIAACPMLQDRENASVGSHLEVRLNSDISEAAVNTFLQYLYEGYMMLTEENCREVEKIAKMLHVDSVTKCCSDFQKCMNAKRGYSSYQGLNFDLQDSVDFRFVYTTDLQKMAPDSQNKRQFDDVNMTGPASKRPRSQPFSSLAANRPDDHMSMNDSYSRSHDQGAARGQNEGVIDISEESVELVNVGPAARDPDGWPVNTDLPPLKTSSSVSVAHQQGGNSDIQIIDVQSIRRDQQNTFGRMEDSRSDTLGAGTSSGLSERHSHIPSTVRHMEDSNKYMSSTTARENIVRSLPLSSSPPKSVQKQRIGTEDIHRSFALGSAVAAASDHGPFSIPSSSSYKSADIAHNLYEKTHNSDTNSTNRVSSNKSAEEQSRPAPSPEPIIVKLEDETTESESIELYIQNPSNDSFSQDPGGDSLGEFDPDLSNDDSMSMEHGQPNSSMDDQSQDPAYRSTRHTTQEKRKEGNQACKQSCESKGQNRSYIDADNEIRKLSSSMNGLNNRFSQLCESSASIQYMVEELVDSSNTIEKLLINMTPGLSDEPEMEGEETIVLGNETAIRESNTNESVSLGKELTKENRKTTPTEMESFIAMAAESCKVQAATKTKDSFSDIPKTYRISYATLRELKAGSKNAAVFAGNIIKKLFPELFGPSGLRFKYSFFGGGKLKKNELDRQRKSYMRRYITAMYSEISSEGDWKDIVNRVNEILRRPAQSVPRNSKGSAEKAND; translated from the exons CATTCAAACAAAG GCTCATAGACTGGTGTTAATTGCTGCCTGTCCAATGTTACAAGACAGAGAGAACGCTTCCGTGGGTTCACATTTAGAGGTGCGTCTTAATTCCGACATCAGTGAGGCAGCAGTGAATACTTTTTTGCAGTATCTCTATGAAGGATACATGATGTTAACAGAAGAAAACTGCAGAGAAGTGGAGAAAATTGCAAAGATGCTTCATGTGGATAGTGTAACAAAATGTTGTTCTGACTTTCAAAAATGCATGAATGCAAAGAGAGGTTACAGCTCATACCAAGGACTCAACTTTGATTTACAAGACAGTGTCGATTTTCGATTTGTCTATACAACAGATTTGCAAAAAATGGCTCCAGATTCTCAAAACAAGAGACAGTTTGATGATGTGAACATGACAGGTCCCGCCTCAAAACGACCTAGATCACAACCTTTTTCCAGTCTTGCAGCAAATCGACCAGATGATCACATGTCTATGAATGACAGCTACAGTAGATCACATGACCAAGGTGCTGCTAGAGGTCAGAATGAAGGAGTGATTGACATTAGTGAAGAAAGTGTGGAGCTTGTGAACGTTGGACCAGCAGCTCGAGATCCAGATGGATGGCCTGTTAATACAGACTTGCCACCACTGAAAACAAGCTCTTCTGTGTCAGTGGCCCATCAGCAGGGAGGTAACTCTGACATACAGATCATTGATGTACAGTCAATTAGGAGAGACCAGCAGAATACATTTGGCAGAATGGAGGACTCTAGAAGTGACACTCTGGGGGCGGGGACCTCCTCGGGTTTATCAGAGAGACATAGTCATATACCAAGTACTGTGAGGCATATGGAAGATTCCAACAAGTACATGTCATCAACCACTGCCAGAGAAAACATTGTCAGATCATTACCATTAAGCTCTAGTCCACCAAAAAGTGTTCAGAAACAGCGAATAGGAACAGAAGATATACACAGATCATTTGCTTTAGGTTCAGCAGTGGCAGCAGCATCTGATCATGGGCCTTTTTCCATACCATCTAGCTCAAGTTATAAATCTGCAGATATTGCTCACAATTTGTATGAAAAGACACATAACTCTGATACAAATAGCACCAACAGAGTCAGCTCAAATAAGTCTGCAGAGGAACAAAG CAGACCTGCACCATCTCCAGAGCCCATTATTGTGAAGTTGGAAGATGAGACCACAGAATCAGAAAGCATTGAACTTTATATCCAGAATCCATCCAATGATTCCTTTAGCCAAGATCCAGGCGGGGATAGCCTTGGAGAATTCGATCCGGATCTATCCAACGATGACAGCATGAGTATGGAGCATGGACAGCCTAATTCTTCAATGGATGACCAATCACAAG ACCCTGCATATCGATCAACAAGACACACCACTCAAGAGAAAAGAAAAGAGGGGAATCAGGCATGCAAGCAGAGCTGTGAGTCTAAGGGACAAAACAGAAGTTATATTGATGCTGATAATGAAATAAGAAAGCTATCATCTAGTATGAATGGTCTCAACAACAGATTTTCCCAGCTATGTGAAAGCAGTGCTTCTATACAGTATATGGTTGAAGAGCTTGTTGACAGTTCCAAtactatagaaaaattgttaataaacaTGACACCAGGTTTAAGTGATGAACCTGAAATGGAAGGAGAAGAGACTATAGTACTGGGAAATGAAACGGCAATTAGAGAAAGCAACACTAATGAATCAGTATCATTAGGCAAAGAACTCACcaaagaaaacagaaaaacaacTCCCACTGAAATGGAAAGTTTCATTGCTATGGCAGCAGAATCTTGTAAAGTACAAGCAGCAACTAAGACCAAAGACAGTTTTTCTGATATTCCAAAGACCTACAGAATTTCCTATGCAACTCTTAGAGAGCTAAAAGCAGGCTCAAAGAATGCAGCAGTTTTTGCAGGAAATATAATAAAGAAGTTGTTTCCAGAGCTGTTTGGACCTAGTGGGTTGAGATTTAAGTACTCTTTCTTTGGTGGTGGAAAGCTGAAGAAAAATGAATTGGACCGTCAAAGGAAATCATACATGAGACGATATATTACAGCAATGTATTCTGAAATCTCTTCAGAGGGAGATTGGAAAGATATTGTAAACAGGGTAAATGAAATCTTGAGACGTCCAGCCCAATCAGTACCAAGAAATTCAAAAGGTTCTGCTGAAAAAGCCAATGATTAG
- the LOC105325140 gene encoding myoneurin isoform X2 — protein MSYQKVYMNQIYSSSIMRQVAQMWKNQLLCDAVIKTGNIQTKAHRLVLIAACPMLQDRENASVGSHLEVRLNSDISEAAVNTFLQYLYEGYMMLTEENCREVEKIAKMLHVDSVTKCCSDFQKCMNAKRGYSSYQGLNFDLQDSVDFRFVYTTDLQKMAPDSQNKRQFDDVNMTGPASKRPRSQPFSSLAANRPDDHMSMNDSYSRSHDQGAARGQNEGVIDISEESVELVNVGPAARDPDGWPVNTDLPPLKTSSSVSVAHQQGGNSDIQIIDVQSIRRDQQNTFGRMEDSRSDTLGAGTSSGLSERHSHIPSTVRHMEDSNKYMSSTTARENIVRSLPLSSSPPKSVQKQRIGTEDIHRSFALGSAVAAASDHGPFSIPSSSSYKSADIAHNLYEKTHNSDTNSTNRVSSNKSAEEQRPAPSPEPIIVKLEDETTESESIELYIQNPSNDSFSQDPGGDSLGEFDPDLSNDDSMSMEHGQPNSSMDDQSQDPAYRSTRHTTQEKRKEGNQACKQSCESKGQNRSYIDADNEIRKLSSSMNGLNNRFSQLCESSASIQYMVEELVDSSNTIEKLLINMTPGLSDEPEMEGEETIVLGNETAIRESNTNESVSLGKELTKENRKTTPTEMESFIAMAAESCKVQAATKTKDSFSDIPKTYRISYATLRELKAGSKNAAVFAGNIIKKLFPELFGPSGLRFKYSFFGGGKLKKNELDRQRKSYMRRYITAMYSEISSEGDWKDIVNRVNEILRRPAQSVPRNSKGSAEKAND, from the exons CATTCAAACAAAG GCTCATAGACTGGTGTTAATTGCTGCCTGTCCAATGTTACAAGACAGAGAGAACGCTTCCGTGGGTTCACATTTAGAGGTGCGTCTTAATTCCGACATCAGTGAGGCAGCAGTGAATACTTTTTTGCAGTATCTCTATGAAGGATACATGATGTTAACAGAAGAAAACTGCAGAGAAGTGGAGAAAATTGCAAAGATGCTTCATGTGGATAGTGTAACAAAATGTTGTTCTGACTTTCAAAAATGCATGAATGCAAAGAGAGGTTACAGCTCATACCAAGGACTCAACTTTGATTTACAAGACAGTGTCGATTTTCGATTTGTCTATACAACAGATTTGCAAAAAATGGCTCCAGATTCTCAAAACAAGAGACAGTTTGATGATGTGAACATGACAGGTCCCGCCTCAAAACGACCTAGATCACAACCTTTTTCCAGTCTTGCAGCAAATCGACCAGATGATCACATGTCTATGAATGACAGCTACAGTAGATCACATGACCAAGGTGCTGCTAGAGGTCAGAATGAAGGAGTGATTGACATTAGTGAAGAAAGTGTGGAGCTTGTGAACGTTGGACCAGCAGCTCGAGATCCAGATGGATGGCCTGTTAATACAGACTTGCCACCACTGAAAACAAGCTCTTCTGTGTCAGTGGCCCATCAGCAGGGAGGTAACTCTGACATACAGATCATTGATGTACAGTCAATTAGGAGAGACCAGCAGAATACATTTGGCAGAATGGAGGACTCTAGAAGTGACACTCTGGGGGCGGGGACCTCCTCGGGTTTATCAGAGAGACATAGTCATATACCAAGTACTGTGAGGCATATGGAAGATTCCAACAAGTACATGTCATCAACCACTGCCAGAGAAAACATTGTCAGATCATTACCATTAAGCTCTAGTCCACCAAAAAGTGTTCAGAAACAGCGAATAGGAACAGAAGATATACACAGATCATTTGCTTTAGGTTCAGCAGTGGCAGCAGCATCTGATCATGGGCCTTTTTCCATACCATCTAGCTCAAGTTATAAATCTGCAGATATTGCTCACAATTTGTATGAAAAGACACATAACTCTGATACAAATAGCACCAACAGAGTCAGCTCAAATAAGTCTGCAGAGGAACAAAG ACCTGCACCATCTCCAGAGCCCATTATTGTGAAGTTGGAAGATGAGACCACAGAATCAGAAAGCATTGAACTTTATATCCAGAATCCATCCAATGATTCCTTTAGCCAAGATCCAGGCGGGGATAGCCTTGGAGAATTCGATCCGGATCTATCCAACGATGACAGCATGAGTATGGAGCATGGACAGCCTAATTCTTCAATGGATGACCAATCACAAG ACCCTGCATATCGATCAACAAGACACACCACTCAAGAGAAAAGAAAAGAGGGGAATCAGGCATGCAAGCAGAGCTGTGAGTCTAAGGGACAAAACAGAAGTTATATTGATGCTGATAATGAAATAAGAAAGCTATCATCTAGTATGAATGGTCTCAACAACAGATTTTCCCAGCTATGTGAAAGCAGTGCTTCTATACAGTATATGGTTGAAGAGCTTGTTGACAGTTCCAAtactatagaaaaattgttaataaacaTGACACCAGGTTTAAGTGATGAACCTGAAATGGAAGGAGAAGAGACTATAGTACTGGGAAATGAAACGGCAATTAGAGAAAGCAACACTAATGAATCAGTATCATTAGGCAAAGAACTCACcaaagaaaacagaaaaacaacTCCCACTGAAATGGAAAGTTTCATTGCTATGGCAGCAGAATCTTGTAAAGTACAAGCAGCAACTAAGACCAAAGACAGTTTTTCTGATATTCCAAAGACCTACAGAATTTCCTATGCAACTCTTAGAGAGCTAAAAGCAGGCTCAAAGAATGCAGCAGTTTTTGCAGGAAATATAATAAAGAAGTTGTTTCCAGAGCTGTTTGGACCTAGTGGGTTGAGATTTAAGTACTCTTTCTTTGGTGGTGGAAAGCTGAAGAAAAATGAATTGGACCGTCAAAGGAAATCATACATGAGACGATATATTACAGCAATGTATTCTGAAATCTCTTCAGAGGGAGATTGGAAAGATATTGTAAACAGGGTAAATGAAATCTTGAGACGTCCAGCCCAATCAGTACCAAGAAATTCAAAAGGTTCTGCTGAAAAAGCCAATGATTAG